In the genome of Devosia rhizoryzae, the window TCGACGGACGCGTCGATCAGGAAGGGTTCGCCCTCGGCCTTGGTGACGACGCCGTCGTCATCCCAGGTGATGGCGATGTCGCCCAGATACTTGCCATACTGGTTGGCTTGCACCACCGGCACTTCGATGCCATCGGGATTGGTGACCATGGTGGGGTAGGGGCCGGCGGCGCCTTCGGCGGTGTTGGACAGCAGCGTGTGCGAATGGCCGCCGACGATCACGTCCACCAGCGGCAGGGCAGCGGCGACTTCGAGGTCGACGGTGTAGCCGATATGGCTGAGGAGAATGATCTTGTTGACGCCGGCCGCATCCAGCGCTTCGGAGGCGCCGCGGACATACTGGATGACGTCGGTGAATTCGACATTGGGGCCGGGCGAGGCGATTTCGGGCGTGTCTTCGGTGGTGGCGCCGATGATGCCGACCTTTTCTCCGCCGATATCGAGGACGATCGAGCCCTTGATCTTTCCGCGCAGGTTTTCGTCGCGCGTGACATCGAAATTGCCGCCGATGATGGGGAATTCGGCGGCGTCGATGAACTTCATGAATTCTTCGGGGCCGTCGTCGAATTCGTGGTTGCCGGTGGCGACGACGTCAAAGCCCATCTGGTTGAAAAAGTCGGAGACGACCTTGGACTTGTAGGTCGTGTAGTAAAGCGAGCCCTGGAAATTGTCGCCCGCGGAAAGCAGCAGGGAATTGCCGTCCGCGTAGCCAGCGCGGGTATCGTCAATGATGGTCTTGAGGCGCGCAATGCCGCCAAAGCATTCACCCGCGGCGTCGGTCTCGGCATCGCAATTGCTGTCGGTGCCGGTGATCGGGTCGAAGCGCGAATGGAAGTCGTTGATGTGGAGGATGTTCAGCGTGAACTCGGCCTGGGCGGCGGTGGAAAAACCCGCGCAGAGTGTGAGCGCAGTGGCGCCCAACAGTATCTTTTTCATCCCTGTGGTCCCTTGATGCTTGCGTTGCGGCGCTGCCGGGCGGCGCCTCAAGGGAGTTAAGCAGGTATTTATGACAGCCG includes:
- a CDS encoding bifunctional metallophosphatase/5'-nucleotidase, with the translated sequence MKKILLGATALTLCAGFSTAAQAEFTLNILHINDFHSRFDPITGTDSNCDAETDAAGECFGGIARLKTIIDDTRAGYADGNSLLLSAGDNFQGSLYYTTYKSKVVSDFFNQMGFDVVATGNHEFDDGPEEFMKFIDAAEFPIIGGNFDVTRDENLRGKIKGSIVLDIGGEKVGIIGATTEDTPEIASPGPNVEFTDVIQYVRGASEALDAAGVNKIILLSHIGYTVDLEVAAALPLVDVIVGGHSHTLLSNTAEGAAGPYPTMVTNPDGIEVPVVQANQYGKYLGDIAITWDDDGVVTKAEGEPFLIDASVEANEDFTGQLAELAAPIEEAMSVVIGTASDNLEGSREVCRVEECSLGNLLADAILDRVKDQGADIAFQNGGGIRASIDAGEITVGEVITVLPFSNTLATVDISGADVIEALENGVSDVENGAGRFSQVAGLKYSYTLSKPVGERVSDVMVKGEGDAWVPIDEEATYTIVTNNYVRGGGDGFATFAEGDNPYDFGPPLEQVLAEYIAKQGGEVAPYLDGRITVLD